In the Streptomyces sp. 3214.6 genome, CCGGGATCGCGCAGCCGGGCGCGCACCCGGCGCATGTGCAGGATGTTCATCTCCACCGCCCGGCTCAACTCGCCCCGCTTCATGCCGAGTTCACGCTCACGGCGCTTGACGGCGCTGGAGGCGGGGTTGAGGAACAGCAGCCGGACACGGGCCCCGGCCTCGGCGAGGCGGACCAGCCGTCGGCCGGAGAAGTTCTGCACGAGCAGATTGAGGCCGATGCCGATGGCGTCGAGGCGGCGGGCGCCGTCGAAGATGTCCTCGGCGGGAAACTGGCGCAGCAGCCGCACCCGGTCGGTGTGGACGGCGACCACGTCCGCGTACCGGTCGCCGACGAGGTCCTCGACGGCGTCGACGGGCAGCCGGCGCGCCGAGGGGACGTCGCCGCCGGTGCCGAGCATCTCCAGCAGGCGTGCGGAGGCCCGTTCGGCCTGGTTCAGGACGGCCTCGGACAGGGCCCGGTTGCGGGAGACGACGTTGCGGGTCACCTCCAGCTCGTCCAGGGCGAGTTCGACGTCGCGGCGGTCGTCGAAGTATGGCTCGAAGCAGGGCCAGTGCTGCACCATCAACTCGCGCAGCTGCGGCAGTGTGAGGAAGGAGATCACGTTGTCGTCGGCCGGGTCGAGCAGATAGCCCTTGCGGCGGCTGACCTCGCGGACGGCGACCGCCCGCTGCACCCACTCCTGTCCGGCGGGTCCGGCCGCGGCGACCACCCACTCGTCGCCGTGGACGGGCTCATAGATGGGCCGCAGCACGGCGGCCACCACGGCGCGCAGCCGCTGTTCCACGAGGTTCAGCCAGATGTAGGCCCGGCCGGCCCGCTGGGCGCGGGTGCGTACCTCCCGCCAGGCGTCGGCGTCCCAGTCCAGCTCCGGTCCGATGGCGTTCGTCTCCATCGGCCGGGCCAGGGACACCGTGCCGGGCGGGACGTCTGCGGAGCCCCCCTCGTGACCCTCGTCACCAGGGGGCAGCTCCAGCCCTCCCGAGCCCACCCAAGCACCGCCTTCCGCTCCCCCGAGCACTCCCCGTCCCAACGATCAAGGAAGGGTACTCCGGGAGCGGCGGGCGGTGCAGCCGGATGGGCAGGTCGTTTCTCAACTACCGCTGTTCGTCTGTCCGTTCTCCCCCGCGAGGGCGGGCGGAGTGAGCGGATTCATAGCGGTGACGTCCCGGGGGACGAGGGAGAAGCCCTGCCAGTGGACCGGCATGGGCTGCTGGTCCTCGTCCCGGGCGATGTGGTGGAAGCCCACGTTCACCCAGGCCACGGGGTGGGTGAGGGTCTGCCCGTTCACCCACTTGTCGACGGATGTGCCGTGCAGCGGACTGCCGCAGCTGCGCACGTTGTTGCTGGCGTACTGCTCGCACTTGTTGTACTGCGTGAAGTAGATGTCGTGCTGGGTGAAGGGGCGCCCGCCGTACTTCGTGGTGGCGCCGGGGACGAACTCGTAGGAGCGCGCGTGGCCGTCCTTGTTCTTGCCGGTGGCGCTGACCACCCGCCACCAGCGCATGTTCTTGGCGTCGCCCGCGAGTTCCTTGGTGACGGGCGTGCGGGTGGTCTTGGCGGTCGGGCCCTGCTCTCCGCCGGCGGGCGGGCTGACCACCGAGTCGTACTGCTCCACCTTGGTGTTCGAGGAGCCGTCGAGGCCGAAGTCGAGCCGCCAGAAGACGTTGTGGCTGTGGCTGGTGGCGTAGGACTTGGCGCCCTTGCCTATGGGCCAGCCGCGGCCGTCGCCGGCGTCGTAGTCGAAGGGCGAGAGGCTGCCGGTGGCGCCGACGTTCATGTTGATCGCGCCGTCGTCGGAGAAGCGCCACTCGGTGATGTACTCGTACCAGCCGACCTTGTTGACGGTGTAGATCAGCAGGTCCTTGCCCTGGGTCTGGAAGACCTTGTTGCCGTCGGCCTGCATGCGGTAGGCGTGACCCCGCGCGCGGGTCGTGGTGCACAGGCCCTTGACGTTGGGGTTCTCGGACGTGAACGGGTCGGGGACCTTCACCGACTTGATGGTGCCGCCGGGGCACTCGGCGGGCGCCAGGTTGACCAGGCCCGAGCCGAAGTTGTAGTCGGTGATGTCGTTGTACTCGTTCTTGCCGTCGTCGTACGGCACATGGATCTGGGCGAGCTTGGCGCTGTTGAGGACTCTGATCGGCTTGGTCTCGCCGGGCGGCTGGTAGGAGACCTTCTCCAGGACGAGACCGGACTTGGCCTCGAAGCGCCAGCACATGCGCCAGGTCGTGCCCGTGGAGAGCTTCTGTTCGATGCGGTAGGCAGCGCTGCAGTCGGCGGCCGGCGCGGGGGCCGCCTTGGGCCGGGCGACGGCCGGACCGGCGCCCGCGGTCACACCGGCGGCCAGCGCGGCCACGGAGACCCCGAGGACCGCCCCTTTGCGGGCGCGGCTCATTCCCCGCGGCCGGACGTCGCTTTTCAGATACGGAACGCGCATGACGACATGACTCCCTTTGCGTCCCTCTACGGGAGGCAAGTTGGAAAAACGGACTGAGGGGAGGACGTGCGAGACGGTTCAGCCGGCGAGCCGGGCGACCTTGCGGGCGCTGAGGTCGATGACCAGGGACCGGGCGTCGATCCATGGACCGTTCTTGGCCTTCGGCAGCAGCCGTACGCAGCGGTGCTCGCCGCACTTGTCGAGGACGGCGGGCTCGGCGCCCGGCACCGCCCGGTACACCATGGCGGCGAGCTGCAGCTGGTCCGGGGAGGTGAGCTGCTTGCCGGTGGCGTCCTTGAAGTCGGCCTTGAGGCCCGCGCCCAGCGGGTCGGCGATCAGCAGCCTGGCCGCCTCGGTCTGCTCGGCGGCGCTGAGCGGCGGCTGGACGCCGTGCTCGGTGCCGGTGGCCTCGACCTTTCCGGTGTCGAGGTTGACGGTCTTGGTGACGAGCGAGTCGGTCCCGTAGTCGTAGAACGACACCTCCGCGCGGCGGGGCGCGTCGGGGTCGTCCACCTCGTCGGCCTCGGGCTCGGCGAGGTCCACGCCGAGGCGCTGCGGACCGCGGTCGCCGTCCACGTCCTTCCCGGCGGTGAGCATCTGCCGGTTGAGCGCGATCTTCTCGACGCGCTTGATCTCGTCGTCGGTCAGCGGGTCGCGGCCCTGGCCCTTCGCGCCCTCGGCCGGCGCGTCCTCGACGACGCCGGGCTGCACGGCCGCCGCGGCGTCACCCTGTTGCTGCCCGGCCGCCTGCCCGGTGCTCCGGCCGGCCTTGCCGCCTGACGTGTCGTCCGCCCCCGCCGTCCCCGGCAGCGTGATCCCCACCATCACGGCCGTCGCGGCCACCGCGATGGCCGTACCTGCCACCACCTTGCCCAGGTGGCGGCGCACTGTCGTGCGCACAATCTCCCCCTGCTCCCCCTGTTGACGGGAGTACGTGTCTTCCCCCACTGGTTCGGCATACGACGAACTGCGAGGTACTGCGAGGTACCGCGAGGTACCACTGCAGATGTCGTCGTATGCGCTGGTCGCATGGTAAGAGGGACGTAAGTCACTGGTGGTTCCCTCACTTTCCGGGAGACTCGACGCCAAGGCGCCCCCGACGGGGCGGCACACCTGGAAGAGTCGTGTCCATGCAGGTCTGGCCTGGAGAGGCGTATCCCCTCGGTGCCACGTACGACGGCGCCGGCACGAACTTCGCGGTCTTCACGGAGGCCGCGGACCGAGTAGAGCTGTGTCTGCTGCACGACGACGGCTCGGAGACGGCGGTGGAACTGCGGGAGAGCGACGCGTTCGTGCGGCACGCGTACGTGCCGGGCATCATGCCGGGGCAGCGCTACGGCTTCCGGATGCACGGCCCGTACGATCCCGCGCGCGGGCTGCGCTGCAACTCGGCGAAGCTGCTCCTCGACCCGTACGCGAAGGCGATCAGCGGTGCGGTCCGGTGGGGCGAGGAGGTGTACGGCTACCACTTCGACGCCCCCGAGCGGCGCAACGACCTCGACTCGGCGCCGCACACGATGACGTCGGTCGTGGTCAACCCCTACTTCGACTGGGGCGATGATCGCAGGCCACGCACCGAATACCACCACACGGTGATCTACGAGGCCCATGTGAAGGGCCTGACGATGCGCCACCCGGGGCTGCCGGAGGAGCTGCGCGGCACCTACGCGGCCCTGGCGCACCCGGCGCTCATCGAGCATCTGACGGAGCTCGGGGTGACAGCCCTGGAGCTGATGCCGGTGCACCAGTTCGTCAACGACCACCGGCTGGTCGACATGGGCCTGAACAACTACTGGGGCTACAACACGATCGGCTTCTTCGCCCCGCACAACGCCTACGCCTCCTGGGGCGACCGCGGTCAGCAGGTGCTGGAGTTCAAGTCGGCGGTGCGGGCGCTGCACGAGGCGGGCATCGAGGTCATCCTCGACGTGGTCTACAACCACACCGCAGAGGGCAACCACCTGGGCCCGACGCTGTCCTTCCGAGGGATCGACAACCAGTCGTACTACCGGCTGACGGACGACCCCCGCTACTACATGGACACCACGGGCACCGGCAACTCCCTGCTCATGCGATCCCCGCACGTCCTACAGATGATCATGGACTCGTTGCGGTACTGGGTCCTGGAGATGCATGTCGACGGGTTCCGGTTCGACCTCGCGGCGACGCTGGCCCGTCAGTTCCACGAGGTGGACCGGCTGTCGTCGTTCTTCGACCTGGTCCAGCAGGACCCGGTGGTGTCCCAGGTGAAGCTG is a window encoding:
- a CDS encoding SAV2148 family HEPN domain-containing protein, whose amino-acid sequence is MGSGGLELPPGDEGHEGGSADVPPGTVSLARPMETNAIGPELDWDADAWREVRTRAQRAGRAYIWLNLVEQRLRAVVAAVLRPIYEPVHGDEWVVAAAGPAGQEWVQRAVAVREVSRRKGYLLDPADDNVISFLTLPQLRELMVQHWPCFEPYFDDRRDVELALDELEVTRNVVSRNRALSEAVLNQAERASARLLEMLGTGGDVPSARRLPVDAVEDLVGDRYADVVAVHTDRVRLLRQFPAEDIFDGARRLDAIGIGLNLLVQNFSGRRLVRLAEAGARVRLLFLNPASSAVKRRERELGMKRGELSRAVEMNILHMRRVRARLRDPGAFQIQVYDETPRFTAYLVDGDGTDGIAVIQSYLRRMRGMEAPVLVLRGGNRVVKSGEVDESGLFPAYREEFELAWADSRPVS
- a CDS encoding copper amine oxidase yields the protein MRVPYLKSDVRPRGMSRARKGAVLGVSVAALAAGVTAGAGPAVARPKAAPAPAADCSAAYRIEQKLSTGTTWRMCWRFEAKSGLVLEKVSYQPPGETKPIRVLNSAKLAQIHVPYDDGKNEYNDITDYNFGSGLVNLAPAECPGGTIKSVKVPDPFTSENPNVKGLCTTTRARGHAYRMQADGNKVFQTQGKDLLIYTVNKVGWYEYITEWRFSDDGAINMNVGATGSLSPFDYDAGDGRGWPIGKGAKSYATSHSHNVFWRLDFGLDGSSNTKVEQYDSVVSPPAGGEQGPTAKTTRTPVTKELAGDAKNMRWWRVVSATGKNKDGHARSYEFVPGATTKYGGRPFTQHDIYFTQYNKCEQYASNNVRSCGSPLHGTSVDKWVNGQTLTHPVAWVNVGFHHIARDEDQQPMPVHWQGFSLVPRDVTAMNPLTPPALAGENGQTNSGS
- a CDS encoding Tat pathway signal sequence domain protein; this translates as MRTTVRRHLGKVVAGTAIAVAATAVMVGITLPGTAGADDTSGGKAGRSTGQAAGQQQGDAAAAVQPGVVEDAPAEGAKGQGRDPLTDDEIKRVEKIALNRQMLTAGKDVDGDRGPQRLGVDLAEPEADEVDDPDAPRRAEVSFYDYGTDSLVTKTVNLDTGKVEATGTEHGVQPPLSAAEQTEAARLLIADPLGAGLKADFKDATGKQLTSPDQLQLAAMVYRAVPGAEPAVLDKCGEHRCVRLLPKAKNGPWIDARSLVIDLSARKVARLAG
- the glgX gene encoding glycogen debranching protein GlgX — translated: MQVWPGEAYPLGATYDGAGTNFAVFTEAADRVELCLLHDDGSETAVELRESDAFVRHAYVPGIMPGQRYGFRMHGPYDPARGLRCNSAKLLLDPYAKAISGAVRWGEEVYGYHFDAPERRNDLDSAPHTMTSVVVNPYFDWGDDRRPRTEYHHTVIYEAHVKGLTMRHPGLPEELRGTYAALAHPALIEHLTELGVTALELMPVHQFVNDHRLVDMGLNNYWGYNTIGFFAPHNAYASWGDRGQQVLEFKSAVRALHEAGIEVILDVVYNHTAEGNHLGPTLSFRGIDNQSYYRLTDDPRYYMDTTGTGNSLLMRSPHVLQMIMDSLRYWVLEMHVDGFRFDLAATLARQFHEVDRLSSFFDLVQQDPVVSQVKLIAEPWDVGEGGYQVGNFPPLWTEWNGKYRDTVRDVWRGESRAVGEFASRLTGSSDLYQDDGRRPLASINFVTCHDGFTLHDLVSYDTKHNQANGEDNRDGESHNRSWNCGAEGESDDPEVLRLRARQMRNFVATLMLSQGVPMISHGDEFGRTQKGNNNAYCQDSELSWVEWPEADEGGAGEAGAGGTGADLLEFTRALVWLRKEHPVFRRRRFFHGRPVEGTHDELSDIAWFTPEGTEMTPRDWDRAQASALSVFLNGNAISEPGARGERITDDSFLLMFNASAKPLEFVVPVDHGRQWQVVVDTANPEAVAQGAGTKVQAGARLTLVDRSMTVLQRPTRPL